In the genome of Lycium ferocissimum isolate CSIRO_LF1 unplaced genomic scaffold, AGI_CSIRO_Lferr_CH_V1 ctg2066, whole genome shotgun sequence, one region contains:
- the LOC132043064 gene encoding uncharacterized protein LOC132043064, with amino-acid sequence MDTNIRFGGKVVVFGGDFRQTLPIVRNGKKEDFINESLLYSDIWEELERLPLSENMRAKADPQFCDYLMRIGNRQEKDNSTNKIEIPDSFIIPFTTERESLDKLFTITYPNMHTFFSITSSSNFRVILTTKNDFINEINDMLIAKFPGTSKTFVGIDETIEPNDQYLLQNMEYRHNINEITPQTREWTCKVQLIEKARARHSKDGRIRFQIMIAQDETEEQVAIVLYGNDIGKYEKKLYHIFDIKKS; translated from the exons ATGGATACAAATATACGTTTTGGTGGAAAAGTTGTGGTTTTTGGAGGTGATTTCAGACAAACGCTTCCTATTGTGCGAAacggaaaaaaagaagattttatTAATGAAAGTTTATTATATTCTGACATTTGGGAAGAACTTGAAAGATTGCCCTTATCCGAAAATATGAGAGCAAAAGCAGATCCTCAATTCTGTGATTATTTAATGAGAATTGGAAATAGACAAGAGAAAGACAATTCTACAAATAAGATTGAAATTCCAGATTCTTTTATTATTCCTTTTACAACTGAAAGAGAATCTTTAGATAAATTGTTCACAATAACGTATCCAAATATGCACACATTTTTCTCAATAACATCTTCCTCAAATTTCCGTGTTATTCTAACAACaaaaaatgatttcataaaCGAAATAAATGACATGCTTATAGCTAAATTTCCAGGAACATCAAAAACATTTGTCGGTATTGATGAAACCATTGAACCTAATGATCAG TATCTATTACAGAATATGGAGTATAGACATAATATTAATGAGATAACTCCGCAAACAAGAGAGTGGACATGCAAAGTACAGCTTATTGAAAAAGCTAGAGCAAGACATAGTAAGGATGGGCGGATACGATTTCAGATCATGATTGCACAAGATGAGACA GAAGAACAAGTTGCAATTGTTTTGTATGGAAATGACAtaggaaaatatgaaaagaagttATATCACATATTTGATATCAAAAAAAGTTAG